One genomic segment of Burkholderiaceae bacterium includes these proteins:
- a CDS encoding transporter substrate-binding domain-containing protein: MKKQLLAFSIVALSAGAVMAQAPDTLAKIKERGAVNLGVRDSSGLAFTLGGGKYVGFHTEMAERIVGDLAKDVGKPLTINYQVITSQNRIPLIQNGTIDFECGSTTNNKARQKDVDFAYTTYVEEVRMAVNTKSGIKSIKDLNGKTVATTTGTTSVQTLRKNERAEGIDFKTVQGKDHADSFLLLEAGRADAFVMDGSILAANIAKAKNPKDFAIVGEVLSVEPIACMLPKGDAKLKKAIDDSIVRQIKDGSLAKLYDKWFMQPIPPNNVNLNMPASEGTKNAWAHPNDKPMEDYGNK, encoded by the coding sequence ATGAAGAAGCAACTGCTGGCTTTCTCCATCGTGGCACTGAGCGCCGGCGCCGTCATGGCGCAGGCCCCCGACACGCTGGCCAAGATCAAGGAGCGCGGCGCCGTCAACCTGGGCGTGCGCGACTCGTCGGGCCTGGCCTTCACGCTGGGTGGCGGCAAGTACGTCGGCTTTCACACCGAGATGGCCGAGCGTATCGTCGGCGACCTGGCCAAGGACGTGGGCAAGCCCTTGACGATCAACTACCAGGTCATCACCTCGCAAAACCGCATTCCGCTGATCCAGAACGGCACCATCGACTTCGAGTGCGGCTCCACCACCAACAACAAGGCGCGCCAGAAGGACGTGGACTTCGCCTACACCACCTACGTCGAGGAGGTGCGCATGGCGGTCAACACCAAGTCCGGCATCAAGTCCATCAAGGACCTGAACGGCAAGACCGTGGCCACCACCACCGGCACCACCTCGGTGCAGACCCTGCGCAAGAACGAGCGCGCCGAGGGCATCGACTTCAAGACCGTGCAGGGCAAGGACCATGCCGACAGCTTCCTGCTGCTGGAGGCCGGCCGTGCCGACGCCTTCGTGATGGACGGCTCCATCCTGGCGGCCAACATCGCCAAGGCCAAGAACCCGAAGGACTTCGCCATCGTGGGCGAGGTGCTGTCGGTCGAGCCCATTGCCTGCATGCTGCCCAAGGGCGATGCCAAGCTGAAGAAGGCCATCGACGATTCCATCGTGCGCCAGATCAAGGACGGCTCGCTGGCCAAGCTGTACGACAAGTGGTTCATGCAGCCGATCCCGCCCAACAACGTCAACCTGAACATGCCGGCATCGGAAGGCACCAAGAACGCCTGGGCGCACCCCAACGACAAGCCGATGGAAGACTACGGCAACAAGTGA
- a CDS encoding amino acid ABC transporter permease, which produces MAMDWMVFCKDTLTGDVMPGCLGSGRDITYLNWLFSAWGWTVSVSLTALVVALVVGSLIGVIRTLPSSPWLARLGNAWVELFRNIPLLVQIFLWYFVLPALVPPMKNFPPFILVVLALGLFTSARIAEQVRAGILALPKGQRYAGMALGFTTPQYYRYVLLPMAYRIIIPPLTSESMNIFKNSAVAFAVSIPELTQYALQVGEETARPIEVYLAVTVLYAISALVINRIFAWIEKRARVPGFVSSGTGAGGH; this is translated from the coding sequence ATGGCAATGGATTGGATGGTGTTCTGCAAGGACACCCTCACCGGCGATGTGATGCCTGGCTGCCTTGGCAGCGGGCGCGACATCACCTATCTGAACTGGCTGTTCTCGGCCTGGGGCTGGACGGTGTCCGTCTCCCTCACGGCGCTGGTGGTGGCGCTGGTGGTCGGCTCGCTGATCGGCGTCATCCGCACCCTGCCCAGCAGCCCCTGGCTTGCGCGGCTGGGCAATGCCTGGGTCGAGCTGTTTCGCAACATCCCGCTGCTGGTGCAGATCTTCCTGTGGTACTTCGTGCTGCCGGCGCTGGTGCCGCCCATGAAGAACTTTCCGCCCTTCATCCTGGTGGTGCTGGCGCTGGGCCTGTTCACCTCGGCGCGCATCGCCGAGCAGGTGCGCGCCGGCATCCTGGCGCTGCCCAAGGGCCAGCGCTACGCCGGCATGGCGCTGGGCTTCACCACGCCGCAGTACTACCGCTACGTGCTGCTGCCCATGGCCTACCGCATCATCATCCCGCCGCTGACCAGCGAGTCGATGAACATCTTCAAGAATTCGGCAGTGGCCTTTGCCGTGTCCATCCCCGAGCTGACGCAGTACGCGCTGCAGGTGGGCGAGGAGACCGCGCGCCCGATCGAGGTCTACCTGGCCGTCACCGTGCTCTACGCCATCTCGGCGCTGGTGATCAACCGCATCTTCGCCTGGATCGAGAAGCGCGCCCGCGTGCCGGGTTTCGTCTCGTCGGGTACCGGCGCAGGGGGGCATTGA
- a CDS encoding amino acid ABC transporter permease: protein MLNLDFSLLNWGLIQNFILKGLWFSIFLTAVATAGGIFFGTLLALMRLSGRKWLDAPAALYVNVMRSVPLVMVILWFFLLVPLMIGRPIGAEYSAVVTFVAFEAAYFSEIMRAGIQSIPRGQVFAGQAVGMTYAQNMKLVILPQAFRNMLPVLLTQTIILFQDTSLVYAIGAYDLLKGFETAGKNYGRPIETYLMATVTYFVISYSLSSVVKAINKKIAIIR from the coding sequence ATGCTCAATCTTGATTTCTCCCTGCTCAACTGGGGCCTGATCCAGAACTTCATCCTCAAGGGCCTGTGGTTCAGCATCTTCCTGACGGCGGTGGCCACCGCCGGCGGCATCTTCTTCGGCACGCTGCTGGCGCTGATGCGCCTGTCGGGCAGGAAGTGGCTGGACGCGCCGGCGGCGCTGTACGTCAACGTCATGCGCTCGGTGCCGCTGGTGATGGTGATCCTGTGGTTCTTCCTGCTGGTGCCGCTGATGATCGGGCGGCCCATCGGCGCCGAGTATTCGGCCGTCGTCACCTTCGTCGCCTTCGAGGCCGCCTACTTCAGCGAGATCATGCGCGCGGGCATCCAGTCGATCCCGCGCGGCCAGGTGTTCGCCGGCCAGGCCGTGGGCATGACCTATGCGCAGAACATGAAGCTGGTGATCCTGCCGCAGGCCTTCCGCAACATGCTGCCGGTGCTGCTGACGCAGACCATCATCCTGTTCCAGGACACCTCGCTGGTCTACGCCATCGGCGCCTACGACCTGCTCAAGGGCTTCGAGACCGCCGGCAAGAACTACGGCCGCCCGATCGAGACCTACCTGATGGCGACGGTGACCTACTTCGTCATCAGCTATTCGCTGTCGTCGGTGGTCAAGGCCATCAACAAGAAAATCGCCATCATCCGATAA
- a CDS encoding amino acid ABC transporter ATP-binding protein, producing the protein MIQIKNVSKWYGPVQVLHDCSLEVAKGDVVVVCGPSGSGKSTLIKTVNALEPVQQGEIVVNGITVTDPKTDLPKLRSQVGMVFQHFELFPHLSVTENLTIAQIKVLGRKPDDAKVRGLKMLDRVGLMAHKDKFPGQLSGGQQQRVAIARALSMDPNVMLFDEPTSALDPEMVGEVLDVMVKLASEGMTMMVVTHEMGFARKVANRVIFIDVGGHILEDCSKDEFFNHPENRQPRTKDFLSKILQH; encoded by the coding sequence ATGATTCAGATCAAGAACGTCTCCAAGTGGTACGGCCCGGTGCAGGTGCTGCACGACTGCTCGCTGGAGGTCGCCAAGGGCGACGTGGTGGTCGTCTGCGGCCCCTCGGGCTCGGGCAAGTCCACGCTCATCAAGACCGTCAACGCGCTGGAGCCGGTGCAGCAGGGCGAGATCGTCGTCAACGGCATCACCGTGACCGACCCCAAGACCGACCTGCCCAAGCTACGCAGCCAGGTCGGCATGGTGTTCCAGCACTTCGAGCTGTTCCCGCACCTGTCGGTCACCGAGAACCTGACCATCGCCCAGATCAAGGTGCTGGGCCGCAAGCCCGACGACGCCAAGGTGCGCGGCCTGAAGATGCTCGACCGCGTGGGCCTGATGGCGCACAAGGACAAGTTCCCCGGCCAGCTGTCGGGCGGCCAGCAGCAGCGCGTGGCCATTGCGCGCGCGCTGTCCATGGACCCCAACGTGATGCTGTTCGACGAGCCCACCTCCGCGCTCGACCCCGAGATGGTGGGCGAGGTGCTGGACGTCATGGTCAAGCTGGCCAGCGAGGGCATGACCATGATGGTGGTCACGCACGAGATGGGCTTTGCCCGCAAGGTGGCCAACCGCGTGATCTTCATCGACGTCGGCGGCCATATCCTGGAGGACTGCAGCAAGGACGAGTTCTTCAACCATCCCGAAAACCGTCAGCCGCGCACCAAGGACTTCCTCAGCAAGATCCTGCAACACTGA
- a CDS encoding DctP family TRAP transporter solute-binding subunit: protein MKLRRTLLTVAAAATAALALGTSLPAAAQGKYKSEYRMSLVVGTAFPWGKGGEIWANKVKEKTQGRINIKLYPGVSLIQGDQTREFSALRQGVIDMAIGSTINWSPQVKQLNLFSLPFLMPDYAAIDALTQGQVGKDIFTTLGKAGVVPLAWGENGYRELTNSKHPIKTPADMKGLKIRIVGSPLFIDTFTALGANPTQMSWADAQPAFASGAVDGQENPMSIFTAAKLQTVGQKYVTMWHYVADPLVFVVNKDIWASWTPEDREAVRQAALEAGKEEIALARKGLAEPGQPLLKDIAALGVTITELTPDERAAFVKATKPVYDKWKPQVGTELVTMAEKAIAARKK, encoded by the coding sequence ATGAAGCTTCGCCGCACCCTGCTCACGGTGGCCGCCGCCGCCACCGCCGCGCTGGCCCTGGGCACCAGCCTGCCCGCCGCCGCGCAAGGCAAGTACAAGTCCGAGTACCGCATGTCCCTGGTGGTGGGCACCGCCTTCCCCTGGGGCAAGGGCGGCGAGATCTGGGCCAACAAGGTCAAGGAAAAGACCCAGGGGCGCATCAACATCAAGCTGTACCCCGGCGTCTCGCTGATCCAGGGCGACCAGACGCGCGAGTTCTCCGCCCTGCGCCAGGGCGTGATCGACATGGCCATCGGCTCCACCATCAACTGGTCGCCGCAGGTCAAGCAGCTCAACCTGTTCTCGCTGCCCTTCCTGATGCCCGACTACGCCGCCATCGACGCGCTGACCCAGGGGCAGGTGGGCAAGGACATCTTCACCACCCTCGGCAAGGCAGGCGTGGTGCCGCTGGCCTGGGGCGAGAACGGCTACCGCGAGCTGACCAACTCCAAGCACCCGATCAAGACACCGGCGGACATGAAGGGCCTGAAGATCCGCATCGTCGGCTCGCCGCTGTTCATCGACACCTTCACCGCCCTGGGCGCCAACCCGACGCAGATGAGCTGGGCCGACGCGCAGCCGGCCTTCGCCAGCGGCGCGGTGGACGGGCAGGAAAACCCGATGAGCATCTTCACCGCCGCCAAGCTGCAGACGGTGGGCCAGAAGTACGTGACCATGTGGCACTACGTGGCCGACCCGCTGGTGTTCGTGGTCAACAAGGACATCTGGGCCTCCTGGACGCCCGAGGACCGCGAGGCCGTGCGCCAGGCTGCCCTCGAGGCCGGCAAGGAAGAGATCGCCCTGGCCCGCAAGGGCCTGGCCGAGCCGGGCCAGCCGCTGCTCAAGGACATCGCCGCGCTGGGCGTGACCATCACCGAGCTGACGCCCGACGAGCGCGCCGCCTTCGTCAAGGCCACCAAGCCGGTCTACGACAAGTGGAAGCCGCAGGTGGGCACCGAGCTGGTCACCATGGCCGAGAAGGCGATCGCGGCGCGCAAGAAGTGA
- a CDS encoding TRAP transporter large permease — protein sequence MIATLLFTLFIVTMLLGVPIGASLGLAGAAAIALANSDAQWFGLLAVPQNFYAGLGKYPLLAVPMFVLVGSIFDRSGVAQRLVNFAIALVGRGPGMLPLVAIAVAMFLGGISGSGPANAAAVGGVMIAAMNRAGYPASYSASVVGAAAATDILIPPSVAFIIYSVLVSGASVPALFAAGMIPGVLAGLALIVPAVWMARRHKMGQLEASLPRPPILKSFIESIWGLLAPVVILGGMRMGWFTPTEAAVVAVFYGLFVGMVIHRTMTWRDVIIVLKESGELSAVILIVVALAGIFAFSLSTLGVIDPITNAIVNSGLGEYGVLSLLILMLITIGMFLDGVSIFLIFVPLLWPIVEHYKWDPVWFGVLLTLKVSLGQFTPPLAVNLMVSCRIANVRMEQTIRWVWPMLLAMGLVLVAVIIWPQLALWLPHALGY from the coding sequence ATGATCGCGACGCTGCTCTTCACCCTCTTCATCGTCACCATGCTGCTGGGCGTGCCGATCGGCGCGTCCCTCGGGCTGGCGGGCGCGGCGGCCATCGCGCTGGCCAACAGCGACGCGCAGTGGTTCGGCCTGCTGGCGGTGCCGCAGAACTTCTACGCCGGCCTGGGCAAGTACCCGCTGCTGGCGGTGCCCATGTTCGTGCTGGTGGGCTCGATCTTCGACCGCTCGGGCGTGGCGCAGCGCCTGGTCAACTTCGCCATCGCGCTGGTGGGGCGCGGGCCGGGCATGCTGCCGCTGGTGGCCATCGCGGTGGCGATGTTCCTGGGCGGCATCTCGGGCTCGGGCCCGGCCAACGCCGCGGCCGTGGGCGGGGTGATGATCGCGGCGATGAACCGCGCGGGCTACCCGGCCAGCTACTCGGCCAGCGTGGTGGGCGCGGCGGCGGCCACCGACATCCTGATCCCGCCCTCGGTGGCCTTCATCATCTATTCGGTGCTGGTGTCGGGCGCCTCGGTGCCGGCGCTGTTCGCCGCCGGCATGATCCCCGGCGTGCTGGCCGGCCTGGCGCTGATCGTGCCGGCGGTGTGGATGGCGCGGCGCCACAAGATGGGCCAGCTGGAGGCCAGCCTGCCCAGGCCGCCCATCCTCAAGAGCTTCATCGAATCCATCTGGGGCCTGCTGGCGCCGGTGGTCATCCTGGGCGGCATGCGCATGGGCTGGTTCACGCCGACCGAAGCCGCCGTGGTGGCGGTGTTCTACGGCCTGTTCGTGGGCATGGTGATTCACCGCACCATGACCTGGCGCGACGTCATCATCGTGCTGAAGGAGTCGGGCGAGCTGTCGGCCGTCATCCTGATCGTGGTGGCGCTGGCGGGCATCTTCGCCTTCTCGCTGTCCACGCTGGGGGTGATCGACCCGATCACGAACGCCATCGTCAACTCGGGCCTGGGCGAGTACGGCGTGCTTTCGCTGCTGATCCTGATGCTCATCACCATCGGCATGTTCCTGGACGGCGTGTCGATCTTCCTGATCTTCGTGCCGCTGCTGTGGCCCATCGTCGAGCACTACAAGTGGGACCCGGTATGGTTCGGCGTGCTGCTGACGCTGAAGGTGTCGCTGGGCCAGTTCACGCCGCCGCTGGCGGTCAACCTGATGGTGTCGTGCCGCATCGCCAACGTGCGCATGGAGCAGACCATCCGCTGGGTGTGGCCGATGCTGCTGGCCATGGGCCTGGTGCTGGTGGCCGTCATCATCTGGCCGCAACTGGCGCTGTGGCTGCCGCATGCGCTGGGTTATTGA
- a CDS encoding TRAP transporter small permease encodes MSAPDPSTSPPAADPASSPAPEKARVPLAIEDWLTVIIMALLALITFANVLVRYFTDASFAWTEEVSVFLMILLAMVASSAAVARNRHIRIEFFADSGPEKRQRALAVLGAALVALLFVLMAVLSVRLVWDDIQYGETSPGIGVPQWWYSIWLPIVSIAIALRAIGLMLRGGRPAAENPEMPTSAEVRDEEQAP; translated from the coding sequence ATGTCCGCTCCCGATCCCAGCACGAGTCCGCCGGCCGCCGACCCGGCCTCCTCCCCGGCCCCTGAAAAAGCCCGCGTGCCCCTGGCGATCGAGGACTGGCTGACGGTCATCATCATGGCGCTGCTGGCGCTGATCACCTTCGCCAACGTGCTGGTGCGCTACTTCACCGACGCCTCGTTTGCCTGGACGGAGGAGGTGTCGGTGTTCCTGATGATCCTGCTGGCCATGGTGGCCAGTTCGGCCGCGGTGGCGCGCAACCGGCACATCCGCATCGAGTTCTTCGCCGACAGCGGCCCCGAGAAGCGCCAGCGCGCGCTGGCCGTCCTGGGCGCGGCGCTGGTGGCGCTGCTGTTCGTCCTGATGGCGGTGCTGTCGGTGCGGCTGGTGTGGGACGACATCCAGTACGGCGAGACCTCGCCCGGCATCGGCGTGCCGCAATGGTGGTATTCGATCTGGCTGCCCATCGTCTCCATCGCCATCGCGCTGCGCGCCATCGGCCTGATGCTGCGCGGCGGCCGGCCGGCGGCCGAGAACCCCGAGATGCCAACCTCGGCCGAGGTGCGCGACGAGGAGCAGGCGCCATGA
- a CDS encoding GreA/GreB family elongation factor: MTDTAFGRTITDLDHIRLYKLLQRQGLADDAPLAELIDAAEIVTPQTVAPDVVTMLTRVRVADLAGGTERSLTLCYPPEADAARGFISVLSPLGTALLGLRAGESARWRGADGKPGEVVVRAIESQPEANGDYTD, encoded by the coding sequence ATGACCGACACCGCCTTTGGCCGCACCATCACCGACCTGGACCACATCCGCCTGTACAAGCTGCTGCAGCGCCAGGGCTTGGCCGACGATGCCCCGCTGGCCGAGCTGATCGACGCCGCCGAGATCGTCACGCCGCAAACCGTCGCCCCCGACGTCGTCACCATGCTCACGCGCGTGCGCGTGGCCGACCTCGCCGGCGGCACCGAGCGCAGCCTGACCCTGTGCTACCCGCCCGAGGCCGATGCCGCGCGCGGCTTCATCTCGGTGCTGTCGCCCCTGGGCACCGCGCTGCTGGGCCTGCGCGCGGGCGAGAGCGCACGTTGGCGCGGCGCCGATGGCAAGCCCGGCGAGGTGGTGGTGCGCGCCATCGAGTCCCAGCCCGAGGCCAATGGCGACTACACGGACTGA
- the pyrC gene encoding dihydroorotase gives MTAPQTLTLTRPDDWHLHVRDGAALAAVVPHTAAQFARAIVMPNLRPPVTTAAQALAYKARIQAAVPAGVAFEPLMTLYLTDNTPPDEIACAQAAGVVALKLYPAGATTNSDAGVTDVRKTYKVLEAMQRAGLKLLVHGEVTDPEIDLFDREAVFIERVLSPLRRDLPELKIVFEHITTREAAQYVQQADANLAATITAHHLLYNRNAIFQGGIRPHYYCLPVLKREQHRQALVQAATSGSPKFFLGTDSAPHPAQLKEHASGCAGCYTAHAALELYATAFDAAGALDKLEGFASHHGPDFYGLPRNTGTVTLKRESWTPPDSYPFGDAVLKPLAGGEALAWRLMA, from the coding sequence ATGACTGCCCCGCAAACGCTCACCCTCACCCGCCCCGACGACTGGCACCTGCACGTGCGCGACGGCGCCGCCCTGGCCGCCGTGGTGCCGCACACGGCGGCGCAGTTCGCGCGCGCCATCGTCATGCCCAACCTGCGCCCGCCGGTCACCACCGCCGCGCAGGCGCTGGCCTACAAGGCGCGCATCCAGGCCGCGGTGCCGGCGGGCGTGGCCTTCGAGCCGTTGATGACGCTGTACCTGACCGACAACACGCCGCCCGATGAGATCGCGTGCGCGCAGGCGGCCGGCGTGGTCGCGCTCAAGCTGTACCCGGCCGGCGCCACCACCAACAGCGACGCCGGCGTGACCGACGTGCGCAAGACCTACAAGGTGCTGGAGGCCATGCAGCGCGCGGGCCTGAAGCTGCTGGTGCACGGCGAGGTGACCGACCCCGAGATCGACCTGTTCGACCGCGAGGCGGTGTTCATCGAGCGCGTGCTGAGCCCGCTGCGGCGTGACTTGCCCGAGCTGAAGATCGTCTTCGAGCACATCACCACGCGCGAGGCCGCGCAGTACGTGCAGCAGGCCGATGCCAACCTGGCCGCCACCATCACCGCGCACCACCTGCTGTACAACCGCAACGCCATCTTCCAGGGCGGCATCCGCCCGCACTACTACTGCCTGCCGGTCTTGAAGCGCGAGCAGCACCGCCAGGCCCTGGTGCAGGCAGCCACCAGCGGCAGCCCCAAATTCTTTCTGGGCACCGACAGCGCCCCGCACCCCGCGCAGCTCAAGGAGCACGCCAGCGGCTGCGCCGGCTGCTACACCGCGCACGCCGCGCTGGAGCTGTACGCCACCGCCTTCGACGCCGCTGGCGCGCTGGACAAGCTGGAGGGTTTTGCCAGCCACCACGGCCCCGACTTCTACGGCCTGCCGCGCAACACGGGCACCGTGACGCTCAAGCGCGAAAGCTGGACGCCGCCCGACAGCTACCCCTTCGGCGACGCGGTGCTCAAGCCGCTGGCCGGGGGCGAGGCGCTGGCGTGGCGGCTGATGGCTTGA
- a CDS encoding low temperature requirement protein A, whose protein sequence is MRGRDIHEQHRTATPLELLFDLTFVVGVALAAAQLHHAEGAGHLLQVLPGYLLAFFAIWWAWMNYTWFSSAYDSDDAVWRVLTLLQMVGVLIFATSVPGLFEGRTLLAVVGYAAMRLPLCLQWLRAAQGDAARRATCLRYAGGVAAVQALWIANYAAGAHGWLPAGAAWPAFGLLVLLELAVPVWAETRGPPTPWHAHHIAERYSGFVIMILGESILGATNAVSNLVQASGLTAELALVGLGGALLAFCLWWMYFLLPSGAALHAHRERSFGWGYGHYVTFAALAAVGSGLEVVADAMKPDGATALAAVSAVAVPQAIYVASIWALHRHATRAPQRQIALTLLVLACIGLGPLAVARGLPLPWGLLLLSLGPVMAIVAQERGRRA, encoded by the coding sequence CTGCGCGGGCGCGACATTCACGAGCAGCACCGCACGGCCACGCCGCTGGAGCTGCTGTTCGATCTGACCTTCGTGGTCGGCGTGGCGCTGGCCGCCGCGCAGCTGCACCACGCCGAAGGCGCCGGCCACCTGCTGCAGGTGCTGCCGGGCTACCTGCTGGCCTTCTTCGCCATCTGGTGGGCGTGGATGAACTACACCTGGTTCAGCTCGGCCTACGACAGCGACGACGCCGTCTGGCGCGTGCTGACGCTGCTGCAGATGGTGGGCGTGCTGATCTTCGCCACCAGCGTGCCGGGCCTGTTCGAGGGCCGCACGCTGCTGGCGGTGGTGGGCTACGCCGCCATGCGCCTGCCGCTGTGCCTGCAGTGGCTGCGCGCGGCGCAGGGCGACGCGGCGCGGCGCGCCACCTGCCTGCGCTACGCCGGCGGCGTGGCGGCCGTGCAGGCGCTGTGGATCGCCAACTACGCGGCCGGCGCGCACGGCTGGCTGCCGGCCGGCGCGGCCTGGCCCGCGTTTGGCCTGCTGGTGCTGCTGGAGCTGGCCGTGCCCGTGTGGGCCGAAACGCGCGGCCCGCCCACGCCCTGGCACGCGCACCACATCGCCGAGCGCTACAGCGGCTTCGTCATCATGATTCTGGGCGAGAGCATCCTGGGCGCCACCAACGCCGTCAGCAACCTGGTGCAGGCCAGCGGCCTGACGGCCGAGCTGGCGCTGGTGGGCCTGGGCGGCGCGCTGCTGGCCTTTTGCCTGTGGTGGATGTACTTCCTGCTGCCCTCGGGCGCGGCGCTGCACGCGCACCGCGAGCGCAGCTTCGGCTGGGGCTACGGCCACTACGTCACCTTCGCCGCGCTGGCCGCCGTGGGCAGCGGGCTGGAGGTGGTGGCCGACGCCATGAAGCCCGATGGCGCCACGGCGCTGGCCGCCGTCAGCGCCGTGGCCGTGCCGCAGGCCATCTACGTGGCCTCGATCTGGGCGCTGCACCGCCACGCCACGCGCGCGCCGCAGCGGCAGATCGCCCTCACCCTGCTGGTGCTGGCCTGCATCGGCCTGGGGCCGCTGGCGGTGGCGCGGGGGCTGCCGCTGCCCTGGGGCCTGCTGCTGCTGTCGCTGGGGCCGGTGATGGCGATTGTGGCGCAGGAGCGCGGGCGGCGAGCCTGA
- a CDS encoding DUF3025 domain-containing protein codes for MWTAAVGLAAPEWAAPWFAPWRGVGSAVWRAAGSGAAAPGTVAAALNACAAPAIPVRFVPAVEVPADAAYEAFIARRRAVPTRDNLHDAFNGLAWLRLPAAKARLNALQAAEIARDGVRATRGPVRDAATVFDENAVLLHAPDALWQALRERRWAELFGPLRPLWAGTRVLVFGHAALEKLVAPYKSITGHVWRVAPAFDPAGDLQALDEWLAADLTADRLAAKPFAPLPLLGVPGWWAGNEDAGFYDDAQVFRLARPGVIGPHPAAAG; via the coding sequence ATGTGGACGGCGGCGGTGGGCCTGGCTGCGCCCGAGTGGGCCGCGCCCTGGTTTGCGCCCTGGCGCGGCGTGGGCTCGGCCGTGTGGCGCGCGGCTGGATCTGGGGCCGCGGCGCCGGGCACGGTGGCGGCGGCGCTGAATGCCTGCGCCGCGCCCGCTATCCCGGTGCGCTTCGTGCCAGCGGTCGAGGTGCCGGCCGATGCGGCCTACGAAGCCTTCATCGCCCGCCGGCGCGCCGTGCCCACGCGCGACAACCTGCACGACGCCTTCAACGGCCTGGCGTGGCTGCGCCTGCCGGCCGCCAAGGCGCGCCTGAACGCGCTGCAGGCGGCCGAGATCGCGCGCGACGGCGTGCGTGCCACGCGCGGGCCGGTGCGCGACGCGGCCACCGTGTTCGACGAGAACGCCGTGCTGCTGCACGCGCCCGATGCGCTGTGGCAGGCGCTGCGCGAGCGCCGCTGGGCCGAGCTGTTCGGCCCGCTGCGCCCGCTGTGGGCCGGCACGCGCGTGCTGGTGTTCGGCCATGCCGCGCTGGAAAAGCTGGTGGCGCCCTACAAGTCCATCACCGGCCACGTGTGGCGCGTGGCGCCGGCGTTCGATCCGGCGGGCGATCTGCAGGCGCTGGACGAGTGGCTGGCCGCCGACCTGACGGCCGACCGGCTGGCCGCCAAGCCCTTTGCGCCGCTGCCGCTGCTGGGTGTGCCGGGCTGGTGGGCGGGCAACGAGGACGCCGGTTTTTACGACGACGCGCAGGTATTTCGGCTGGCGCGGCCTGGCGTCATTGGCCCGCATCCGGCGGCGGCCGGGTGA